A part of Flavobacteriaceae bacterium GSB9 genomic DNA contains:
- the rpsI gene encoding 30S ribosomal protein S9 codes for MEVIHKIGRRKTAVARAYVAPGKGNITINKKDLANYFTTATLQYKVKQPLALTNNDSNFDITVNVNGGGITGQAEAVRLAISRAMCEVDGENRGILKPEGLLTRDPRMVERKKYGQKKARKKFQFSKR; via the coding sequence ATGGAAGTAATTCACAAAATTGGCCGTAGAAAAACGGCTGTTGCTCGCGCTTATGTTGCCCCAGGAAAAGGGAACATAACGATTAACAAAAAAGACTTAGCTAACTACTTTACTACAGCTACCTTACAGTACAAAGTAAAGCAACCTTTAGCTTTGACTAACAATGATAGCAACTTTGATATTACCGTAAATGTAAATGGAGGTGGTATTACAGGACAGGCTGAAGCTGTACGTTTAGCTATTTCTCGTGCTATGTGCGAGGTAGATGGCGAAAACAGAGGTATTCTTAAACCAGAAGGGTTGTTAACAAGAGATCCAAGAATGGTAGAACGTAAGAAATACGGACAGAAGAAAGCTCGTAAGAAATTCCAGTTCTCTAAACGTTAA
- a CDS encoding transporter substrate-binding domain-containing protein codes for MLFQSCEKSSASNNKAANKPVLKRDLKTIKEDGKLKALTVYSGTSYFLYRGKPMGYEYELLQRLADYLDLELEIIVADDINNLITMLNNGEGDIIAHGLTITGNRQASVSFSNYLYLTKQVLVQKKPDNWRNMHWKKLENALIHDAIELINDTVYIRDKSSYKERILNLSEELGGKIHIKSLPGEMATDEIIKEIAVGHIKHTIADKNIASIMASYYPILDVDVPVSFSQRIAWATRKNSPELLNSINLWLEEMKKKVDYNVIYNKYFKNKKNFRRRIKSDFYSLNNEEISPYDDIIKAHSKTLGWDWRLIASLIYQESRFKPDDSSWANAKGLMQIMPKTAKELNITDRADPEQSIRGGTTYLKQLWKKFETVTDSVQRKKFTMAAYNCGLYHVKDAQKLAVKKGLKPELWDDNVEDIILALSNPKNYNDPVVNYGYVRGIEPYNYVNQIFERYAHYKQFISE; via the coding sequence TTGCTTTTTCAAAGCTGCGAAAAGTCATCCGCAAGCAACAACAAAGCTGCTAATAAACCTGTTTTAAAAAGAGACCTAAAAACCATAAAAGAAGACGGCAAACTCAAGGCACTAACCGTTTACAGCGGCACAAGTTATTTTTTATATCGTGGTAAACCCATGGGGTATGAATACGAACTCTTGCAACGCTTGGCAGATTACTTAGATTTAGAACTTGAAATTATCGTTGCCGATGATATCAATAACCTCATTACAATGCTAAATAATGGCGAAGGCGATATTATTGCCCATGGCCTAACCATTACTGGAAATCGGCAAGCTTCAGTTTCATTTTCAAACTACCTCTACCTAACAAAACAGGTTTTGGTTCAGAAAAAACCCGATAATTGGCGAAACATGCATTGGAAAAAACTAGAAAATGCGCTAATACACGATGCCATTGAGCTTATAAACGACACGGTTTATATTCGTGATAAATCGTCTTACAAAGAGCGTATTCTAAACCTTTCGGAAGAATTGGGTGGTAAAATTCATATTAAAAGCCTACCGGGCGAAATGGCCACCGATGAAATTATTAAAGAAATTGCTGTAGGACATATTAAACACACCATTGCCGATAAAAATATAGCAAGTATTATGGCATCGTACTACCCCATTTTAGATGTCGATGTACCCGTAAGCTTTTCGCAACGTATTGCCTGGGCCACACGAAAAAATTCACCTGAATTATTAAACTCCATAAACCTTTGGTTAGAAGAAATGAAAAAAAAGGTGGATTACAATGTCATCTACAACAAGTACTTTAAAAACAAAAAGAATTTTAGGCGTCGTATAAAAAGTGATTTTTATAGTTTAAACAATGAAGAAATCAGTCCGTACGACGACATCATAAAAGCACATTCTAAAACCTTAGGTTGGGATTGGCGTTTAATAGCCTCTCTAATTTATCAAGAATCGCGTTTTAAGCCCGATGATAGTTCTTGGGCCAATGCCAAAGGCTTAATGCAAATCATGCCAAAAACAGCAAAAGAACTTAATATCACCGACAGAGCAGACCCAGAGCAAAGCATTAGAGGCGGCACTACTTATTTAAAGCAACTTTGGAAAAAATTTGAAACGGTTACCGATTCGGTTCAACGCAAAAAATTTACAATGGCCGCTTATAATTGCGGACTTTACCACGTAAAAGACGCACAAAAATTAGCCGTAAAAAAAGGCTTAAAACCCGAACTTTGGGATGATAATGTTGAGGATATCATTTTAGCTTTAAGCAATCCAAAAAACTATAACGACCCAGTAGTAAATTACGGTTATGTACGAGGCATTGAGCCTTATAACTACGTTAACCAAATTTTTGAGCGTTATGCGCATTATAAACAATTTATATCGGAGTGA
- the rpsB gene encoding 30S ribosomal protein S2, translating to MAVEVKELLEAGVHFGHLTRKWDPNMAPYVYMERNGIHIINLYKTAAKIDEAGAALAKIAASGRKILFVATKKQAKDIVAEKAGEINMPYITERWPGGMLTNFVTIRKAVKKMASIDRMKKDGTFNTLSKKERLQVDRLRAKLEKNLGSISDMTRLPGALFVVDIKREHIAIKEAQKLNIPIFAMVDTNSDPRQVDYVIPANDDASKSIDKILSHVTSAVATGLAERKAEKEASAADKDAPKAKKATAKKAVAEEEE from the coding sequence ATGGCAGTAGAAGTAAAAGAATTACTAGAAGCAGGTGTACACTTTGGACACCTTACACGTAAGTGGGATCCAAACATGGCACCTTACGTATATATGGAGCGTAACGGCATCCATATCATTAACCTATATAAAACAGCGGCTAAGATTGATGAGGCCGGAGCAGCACTAGCTAAAATTGCAGCTTCAGGACGTAAAATTTTATTCGTTGCAACAAAAAAACAAGCAAAAGATATTGTTGCTGAAAAAGCTGGAGAAATTAACATGCCCTACATTACAGAAAGATGGCCTGGCGGTATGTTAACAAACTTCGTTACTATTAGAAAAGCTGTTAAAAAAATGGCTTCAATCGATAGAATGAAGAAAGACGGTACTTTCAACACATTATCTAAAAAAGAGCGTTTACAAGTAGACCGTTTAAGAGCCAAGTTAGAGAAAAACTTGGGTTCTATTAGCGACATGACGCGCTTACCAGGTGCATTGTTTGTTGTAGATATTAAGCGTGAGCATATCGCGATTAAAGAGGCTCAAAAATTAAACATTCCTATTTTTGCAATGGTAGATACCAACTCAGACCCACGTCAAGTTGACTATGTTATCCCTGCAAATGATGATGCTTCTAAATCAATAGATAAAATCTTATCTCACGTAACTTCTGCAGTAGCAACAGGCTTGGCAGAACGTAAAGCAGAAAAAGAAGCTTCGGCAGCTGATAAAGACGCTCCTAAAGCTAAAAAAGCAACAGCTAAAAAAGCAGTTGCGGAAGAAGAAGAATAA
- the polA gene encoding DNA polymerase I, giving the protein MSAQKRLFLVDAYALIFRGYYAFIKNPRINSKGVDTSAIMGFMNSLLDVIKRERPDHLAVCFDKGGSADRVEMFEEYKANRDETPEAIKVAVPYIQDILKAMHIPIMVKEGFEADDVIGTLSKQAEKQGYQTFMVTPDKDFAQLVSENIFMYRPKSFGGGYETWGIAEVQKKFEVERPEQVIDFLGMMGDSSDNIPGLPGVGEKTAKKFLKAYGSMEGLFENIEQLKGKMKEKVEANQELGLLSKKLARIMLDVPVEFDETDFEMSEPDIDAVKHIFQELEFRRLTENFLKTFAPEEEAKATVTETKKENKPTPKKSTTAGAGQFSLFGNNGEAKTSETTSEYTRKTAETTSHFYQSVASGMATKLFIKNLMNQTSVCFDTETTDINPLLAELVGIAFSWETGKGFYVPFPEDKNEAQELIEQLRPFFENESIEKIGQNLKYDIKVLAKYNIAVKGKLFDTMLAHYLINPDMRHNMDVLAETYLNYTPISIETLIGKKGKNQKSMRDVPLEQQTEYAVEDADITLQLKEHFQNELGEANTQTLFDDIEIPLLRVLSAMELEGINLDKDFLNSLSEQLNNDIATLEKQIYEAAGEEFNIASPKQLGVILFEKMKLVDKPKKTKTGQYSTAEDVLSYLAKDHEIIQNILDFRGLSKLKSTYVDALPLQVNPETKRIHTDYMQTVAATGRLSSNNPNLQNIPIRTERGRQVRKAFIPRNEEYTLLAADYSQIELRIIAALSEEETMIEAFKHGEDIHASTASKVFNVPISEVTREQRSNAKTVNFGIIYGVSAFGLSNQTTLSRSESKELIDTYYDTYPKLKNYISKQVDFARDHGYVQTVLGRRRYLKDINSRNAVVRGAAERNAVNAPIQGSAADIIKIAMINIFKKLIEGGYKTKMLLQVHDELVFDVYKPELEDIKKLVKTEMENAYKLEVPLDVDLGTGNNWLEAH; this is encoded by the coding sequence ATGTCAGCACAAAAACGCTTATTTTTAGTAGATGCCTACGCTTTAATTTTCCGTGGCTATTACGCTTTTATCAAAAACCCAAGAATTAACAGCAAAGGCGTCGATACCTCGGCTATCATGGGGTTTATGAATTCCCTCTTGGATGTTATTAAACGTGAACGTCCAGACCATTTGGCCGTGTGTTTTGATAAGGGCGGCAGTGCCGATCGTGTTGAAATGTTCGAAGAATACAAAGCCAACCGCGACGAAACCCCCGAAGCCATAAAAGTGGCCGTGCCTTACATTCAGGATATTTTAAAAGCCATGCACATCCCTATAATGGTTAAGGAGGGTTTTGAGGCCGATGATGTTATTGGAACCCTCTCGAAACAGGCCGAAAAGCAAGGCTACCAAACGTTTATGGTAACGCCCGACAAAGATTTTGCACAATTGGTTTCTGAAAATATTTTTATGTACCGTCCAAAATCGTTTGGCGGTGGTTACGAAACTTGGGGCATTGCAGAAGTGCAGAAAAAGTTTGAGGTAGAACGCCCCGAGCAGGTTATTGACTTTTTAGGTATGATGGGCGACTCCAGCGACAATATTCCCGGACTGCCGGGCGTTGGCGAAAAAACTGCCAAAAAGTTTCTGAAAGCTTATGGTAGTATGGAAGGTCTTTTTGAAAACATTGAACAGCTAAAAGGCAAAATGAAAGAAAAAGTAGAGGCTAACCAAGAATTGGGCTTACTCTCAAAGAAATTGGCACGCATTATGCTCGACGTTCCGGTGGAATTTGACGAAACCGATTTTGAAATGTCGGAACCTGACATTGACGCTGTAAAACACATTTTTCAGGAGTTGGAATTTAGAAGGCTTACAGAAAATTTCCTTAAAACCTTTGCCCCTGAAGAAGAAGCCAAAGCTACTGTTACAGAAACCAAAAAAGAAAACAAGCCAACACCAAAAAAATCGACAACCGCAGGTGCGGGGCAATTTTCGCTTTTTGGAAATAACGGAGAAGCCAAAACTTCGGAAACAACTTCCGAATACACGCGAAAAACAGCTGAAACCACTTCACATTTTTACCAAAGTGTCGCTTCGGGCATGGCAACTAAGTTATTCATCAAAAATTTAATGAACCAAACTTCGGTGTGCTTTGATACCGAAACCACCGATATAAATCCACTCCTTGCAGAATTAGTCGGCATAGCCTTTTCATGGGAGACCGGCAAAGGCTTTTATGTGCCGTTTCCAGAAGATAAAAACGAGGCTCAAGAACTAATCGAACAGCTGCGTCCGTTTTTTGAAAATGAAAGCATTGAGAAAATTGGCCAAAATTTAAAATACGACATCAAAGTGTTGGCCAAATACAACATTGCGGTAAAAGGCAAACTGTTCGATACTATGTTGGCCCACTACCTCATCAACCCGGATATGCGTCATAACATGGACGTATTGGCCGAAACCTATTTAAACTATACGCCCATTTCCATAGAAACTTTAATTGGTAAAAAAGGAAAAAACCAAAAATCGATGCGTGATGTGCCATTGGAACAACAAACGGAGTACGCCGTTGAAGATGCCGACATCACCCTTCAACTTAAAGAACATTTTCAAAATGAATTGGGCGAAGCCAATACCCAAACCCTTTTTGACGATATTGAAATTCCGTTGTTACGCGTTTTATCGGCTATGGAATTGGAAGGCATTAATTTAGATAAAGACTTTCTGAATTCACTATCCGAACAACTAAACAACGATATCGCAACTCTTGAAAAACAAATTTACGAGGCTGCTGGCGAAGAATTCAACATTGCATCACCAAAGCAATTAGGCGTTATTCTATTTGAAAAAATGAAATTGGTAGACAAACCCAAAAAGACCAAAACGGGGCAATATTCAACCGCCGAAGACGTGTTAAGCTACTTGGCCAAAGACCACGAAATCATTCAGAATATTTTAGATTTTAGAGGGCTATCCAAACTAAAAAGCACCTATGTTGATGCGTTGCCGCTTCAGGTAAACCCAGAAACCAAACGCATCCATACCGATTACATGCAAACCGTTGCCGCTACGGGACGTTTGAGCAGCAACAACCCCAACTTGCAAAATATCCCGATAAGAACAGAACGCGGGCGACAGGTTAGAAAAGCTTTTATTCCCAGAAATGAAGAGTACACACTATTGGCTGCCGATTATAGCCAAATTGAACTGCGTATCATAGCGGCCTTGAGCGAGGAAGAAACCATGATTGAGGCCTTTAAGCACGGCGAGGATATTCACGCTTCTACGGCTTCTAAAGTGTTTAACGTGCCTATTTCTGAAGTCACGCGCGAGCAACGTAGCAACGCAAAAACTGTTAATTTCGGAATCATTTATGGGGTTTCCGCTTTTGGATTGAGTAATCAAACCACATTATCAAGAAGCGAATCTAAAGAATTGATTGACACGTATTACGACACCTATCCCAAGCTTAAAAACTACATCAGCAAACAGGTGGATTTTGCGCGCGACCACGGGTATGTACAAACCGTATTAGGGCGTCGTCGCTATTTAAAAGACATTAACTCCAGAAACGCTGTAGTTCGCGGTGCAGCAGAACGTAACGCAGTAAACGCCCCCATTCAAGGAAGTGCTGCTGATATTATTAAAATTGCCATGATTAATATTTTTAAAAAATTAATCGAAGGCGGTTATAAAACCAAAATGTTATTACAGGTACATGACGAATTGGTGTTTGACGTGTATAAACCAGAGTTGGAAGACATTAAAAAACTAGTAAAAACAGAAATGGAAAATGCCTATAAGCTGGAGGTGCCTCTAGATGTCGATTTAGGCACTGGAAACAATTGGCTAGAAGCACATTAA
- the tsf gene encoding translation elongation factor Ts: MSTTVKVTAAEVNKLRQATGAGMMDCKKALVEAEGDFDKAIEVLRKKGQKVAEKRADRESSEGAAVAKINADETAGVAIVLGCETDFVGKNENFLALANQLAEVALNYDTKEAFLAADFDGMTVADKLTEQTGVIGEKLDITAFEKLEAPYVGQYVHINKIAALVGLTAKVDNADVLVKDIAMQVASMGATTLSYKDFDPEYVAKETEARIAVIEKDNIELGRLGKTLKNVPQYISMSQLTPEVLAKAEEDAKAQLQAEGKPEKIWDKILPGKMERFISDNTTLDQEQCLLDQKFIKDEKKTVAEYVSSYGEVEISGFKRATVG, from the coding sequence ATGAGTACTACAGTAAAAGTTACAGCAGCTGAAGTAAATAAATTAAGACAAGCTACCGGTGCCGGTATGATGGATTGCAAAAAGGCTCTAGTTGAAGCTGAGGGCGATTTCGATAAAGCTATCGAAGTGTTGCGTAAAAAAGGACAAAAAGTAGCAGAAAAAAGAGCCGACAGAGAATCTTCTGAAGGTGCAGCTGTTGCCAAAATAAACGCAGACGAGACTGCTGGTGTCGCTATCGTTTTAGGTTGTGAAACCGACTTTGTTGGTAAAAACGAAAACTTCTTGGCGCTTGCTAACCAATTGGCAGAAGTAGCATTAAACTATGATACTAAAGAAGCCTTTTTAGCTGCAGATTTTGATGGTATGACTGTTGCTGATAAACTAACTGAGCAAACCGGTGTTATTGGCGAAAAACTAGACATCACCGCTTTTGAAAAACTAGAAGCACCTTACGTTGGGCAATATGTACACATTAACAAAATTGCTGCTTTAGTAGGGTTAACCGCTAAAGTTGATAACGCTGATGTTTTGGTAAAAGATATCGCTATGCAAGTTGCTTCAATGGGAGCCACTACGTTGTCTTACAAAGATTTTGACCCAGAGTACGTTGCTAAAGAAACTGAAGCTAGAATAGCTGTTATAGAAAAAGACAATATTGAATTAGGACGTTTAGGAAAAACACTTAAAAACGTGCCTCAATACATTTCTATGTCGCAGTTAACACCTGAAGTATTGGCTAAAGCTGAAGAAGATGCTAAAGCGCAATTACAAGCTGAAGGTAAGCCAGAAAAAATCTGGGATAAAATATTACCAGGAAAAATGGAGCGTTTCATTTCAGACAACACCACTCTAGATCAAGAACAATGTTTACTAGATCAAAAATTCATCAAGGATGAAAAGAAAACTGTTGCTGAATACGTTTCTTCTTATGGAGAAGTTGAAATCTCAGGATTTAAACGCGCTACAGTAGGATAA
- a CDS encoding Gfo/Idh/MocA family oxidoreductase produces the protein MNNSRRQFLSSISLLAAGMALPISAFSFSTKNEKLKIVLVGTGIRGTSFWGKRLVDQFSEILEFVGLCDNNPGRLEYAQSYMGVNCPTFLDFEKMVQQTKPDLVIVTTKDSNHHEFIIEGLDMGCDVLTEKPLTTDETKCQAIIDAERRSNKNLIVGFNYRWSPYNTKIKELLAKNSIGKLTSVDFNWYLNTYHGASYFRRWHGQREDSGTLWVHKATHHFDLLNWWIDSDPHEVFAYGDLEHYGNNNTFSGPNCRSCDYKKECDFYWDITENKRLMDLYVKNEKHDGYIRDNCLFRKEINIYDKMSAQVKYENNVTLNYSLTTYSPFEGWRVAFNGTKGRIEAWLHIPYHENTNVNQAEMHRKEMEQTSKEELQYEPIIIHNLWNDFKTIEVGMERSGHGGGDKRLHEKIFANPNMADPYGRSAGIRDGAMSVLIGIAATKSIESGEPVKIAELTNLKPRAKRI, from the coding sequence ATGAACAACTCTAGACGACAATTTTTATCATCCATCAGCCTTCTTGCCGCCGGTATGGCTTTGCCTATTTCTGCATTTAGTTTTAGTACAAAAAATGAAAAGCTAAAAATAGTATTAGTGGGAACAGGTATTCGCGGCACGAGCTTTTGGGGAAAACGTTTGGTTGATCAATTTTCTGAAATATTGGAATTTGTGGGGCTTTGCGACAACAACCCTGGGCGCCTTGAATATGCCCAATCGTACATGGGCGTCAATTGTCCAACTTTTCTGGATTTTGAGAAAATGGTGCAGCAAACCAAACCTGATTTAGTAATTGTAACCACTAAGGACTCGAACCACCACGAATTTATCATTGAAGGTTTGGACATGGGTTGTGACGTGCTTACCGAAAAACCACTTACTACCGACGAGACTAAATGCCAGGCTATTATTGATGCCGAAAGGCGTTCAAATAAAAATTTGATTGTTGGTTTTAATTACAGATGGAGTCCATACAATACTAAAATAAAGGAACTTCTTGCCAAGAACAGTATTGGTAAACTTACCTCTGTAGACTTTAACTGGTATTTAAACACCTACCACGGTGCATCCTATTTTAGAAGATGGCATGGCCAAAGAGAAGACAGTGGTACACTTTGGGTACATAAGGCTACGCACCATTTCGATTTACTTAATTGGTGGATAGACTCAGATCCTCACGAAGTATTTGCATATGGCGATTTAGAGCACTATGGCAATAACAACACTTTTTCGGGACCTAATTGTAGGTCTTGCGATTACAAAAAAGAATGTGATTTTTATTGGGATATTACCGAAAACAAGCGCCTTATGGATTTGTATGTAAAAAATGAAAAACACGACGGCTACATTAGAGACAATTGTTTATTTCGAAAAGAAATTAATATTTACGATAAAATGTCGGCACAAGTAAAATACGAAAACAATGTAACGCTTAACTATTCACTTACAACCTATTCACCTTTTGAAGGATGGCGCGTTGCATTTAACGGCACCAAAGGCCGTATTGAAGCTTGGCTGCATATTCCTTACCATGAAAATACAAATGTAAATCAAGCCGAAATGCACAGAAAGGAAATGGAACAAACTTCAAAAGAAGAACTGCAATACGAACCTATTATTATCCACAACCTTTGGAACGATTTTAAAACCATTGAAGTTGGCATGGAACGTAGCGGCCATGGTGGCGGCGACAAAAGGCTGCACGAAAAAATATTTGCTAATCCAAATATGGCCGACCCTTACGGCAGATCTGCAGGCATAAGAGACGGCGCCATGTCGGTACTTATTGGAATTGCGGCCACAAAAAGCATAGAATCGGGCGAACCAGTAAAAATAGCCGAACTCACTAATTTAAAACCTAGGGCAAAACGAATTTAA
- a CDS encoding YgiQ family radical SAM protein: protein MQELQLSDWLPTTNKEVNIRGWDALDVILFSGDAYVDHPSFGPAVIGRILESLGLRVAIVPQPNVNDNLQDFTKLGRPKLFFGITGGCMDPMVSNYNANKKRRNKDAYTPNGDIGFRPDYATTVYSNILKEKWPDVPVLIGGIEASLRRVTHYDYWSDKLMPTILESSKADMLVYGMGEQPLREIVRLLLKGVPFESLNTISQTAVLVKKGEKIPKNSNWEDVEIVSHETCLADKKAYASNFKIIEQESNKLEARRIFQKVGDKTLMINPPYPTMTEEEIDASFDLPYTRLPHPKYNKRGPIPAFEMIKFSINIHRGCFGGCSFCTISAHQGKFIASRSQESVLKEVDTVANMPDFKGYLSDIGGPSANMYKMKGKVQEICDRCVAPSCISPVICSNLDTSHKPLTDLYQAVDSHPKVKKSFIGSGIRHDMLVPEFNKNADAKELDDYTEEVMTKHVSGRLKVAPEHTSDPVLKLMRKPSFSYFHKFKERFDKINIKKNLNLQLIPYFISNHPACEAEDMANLAAETKDMGFQLEQVQGFTPTPMTVATVIYYSGYHPYTLQEVKTPKTRKEKDEQHRFFFWYKDENKAWIKKTLNKLGRQDLLKKLLPENENWRKNKPGKPKHTFNDSVPFNQRKNKAKFRSKKKRK from the coding sequence ATGCAAGAGTTACAACTTTCAGATTGGTTGCCTACCACAAACAAAGAGGTAAATATTCGCGGATGGGATGCATTAGATGTTATCCTGTTTAGCGGTGATGCTTATGTAGACCACCCTTCTTTTGGACCAGCGGTTATTGGTCGTATTTTAGAAAGTTTAGGGTTGCGGGTGGCTATAGTACCCCAGCCTAATGTTAATGATAATCTTCAGGATTTTACAAAACTGGGACGCCCAAAACTGTTTTTTGGTATTACGGGAGGTTGCATGGACCCCATGGTGAGTAACTATAACGCCAATAAGAAACGCCGAAACAAAGATGCATACACACCAAATGGTGATATAGGATTTAGACCTGATTATGCGACAACCGTTTATTCAAATATTTTAAAGGAAAAATGGCCAGATGTGCCCGTTTTAATAGGTGGCATTGAAGCCTCGTTACGTCGTGTAACCCATTACGATTATTGGAGCGACAAGTTGATGCCAACTATATTAGAATCCTCAAAAGCCGATATGTTGGTTTATGGTATGGGTGAACAGCCGTTGCGTGAAATTGTTCGTTTGTTGTTAAAGGGGGTGCCGTTTGAAAGCTTGAATACCATTAGCCAAACTGCTGTTTTAGTTAAAAAGGGTGAAAAAATTCCTAAAAACAGTAATTGGGAAGATGTTGAAATCGTATCACACGAAACTTGTTTGGCCGATAAAAAGGCTTATGCTTCTAATTTTAAAATTATTGAGCAAGAATCAAATAAATTGGAGGCGCGACGTATTTTTCAAAAAGTAGGCGATAAAACTTTGATGATTAATCCGCCATACCCAACGATGACAGAGGAAGAAATTGATGCGTCATTCGATTTGCCATATACTCGCTTACCCCATCCAAAATATAATAAGCGTGGGCCAATTCCGGCTTTCGAAATGATTAAATTCTCGATAAACATCCACCGAGGTTGTTTTGGTGGGTGTAGTTTTTGTACCATTTCGGCACATCAAGGTAAATTTATTGCATCCCGTAGTCAGGAATCTGTTTTAAAGGAAGTGGACACGGTAGCCAATATGCCAGATTTTAAAGGCTATTTAAGCGATATAGGTGGGCCAAGTGCGAATATGTATAAAATGAAGGGAAAGGTGCAAGAAATATGCGATAGGTGTGTAGCACCTAGTTGTATTTCACCGGTAATTTGCAGCAACCTTGACACATCACACAAACCATTAACAGATTTGTACCAGGCTGTTGATAGCCATCCAAAAGTTAAAAAGTCGTTTATAGGAAGTGGTATCCGCCACGATATGTTGGTACCTGAATTCAACAAGAATGCAGATGCCAAAGAGTTGGACGATTACACCGAAGAGGTGATGACCAAGCACGTATCTGGTAGGTTGAAAGTGGCGCCCGAACACACGAGCGACCCGGTGTTAAAATTAATGCGAAAACCATCCTTTTCATATTTTCATAAGTTTAAAGAGCGTTTTGATAAGATTAATATCAAGAAGAACTTAAACCTTCAGCTTATACCCTATTTTATTTCCAACCATCCAGCTTGTGAAGCTGAAGACATGGCAAACCTTGCGGCCGAAACCAAAGATATGGGCTTTCAGTTAGAGCAAGTACAAGGCTTTACGCCAACACCTATGACGGTAGCCACGGTTATTTATTACAGTGGTTACCACCCATACACCCTTCAAGAAGTTAAAACACCAAAAACTAGGAAAGAGAAGGACGAGCAGCATCGATTTTTCTTTTGGTACAAAGACGAGAACAAAGCGTGGATTAAAAAAACGCTCAATAAATTAGGGCGTCAAGATTTGCTAAAAAAGCTTCTGCCCGAGAATGAAAATTGGCGCAAGAACAAACCCGGTAAGCCCAAGCATACATTCAATGATTCGGTGCCTTTTAACCAAAGGAAGAATAAGGCCAAGTTTCGAAGCAAGAAGAAGCGAAAATAG
- the rplM gene encoding 50S ribosomal protein L13: MDTLSYKTISANKATVNKEWVLVDAEGQALGRLASKVAKLLRGKHKPNFTPHVDCGDNVIVINADKITLSGNKWNDKTYIRHTGYPGGQKSLTATELYGKDPARVVEKSVKGMLPKNKLGADLFRNLTVVVGSEHAHAAQKPKAINLNEFN, from the coding sequence GTGGACACATTAAGCTACAAAACGATTTCAGCAAACAAAGCTACTGTAAATAAAGAGTGGGTTTTGGTTGATGCTGAAGGTCAAGCGCTTGGTCGTTTAGCTTCTAAAGTTGCAAAACTTTTAAGAGGTAAGCACAAGCCAAACTTCACACCTCATGTAGATTGTGGCGATAACGTAATTGTTATCAATGCCGACAAAATCACGTTATCTGGTAACAAATGGAACGACAAAACGTACATTCGTCACACTGGATATCCTGGAGGTCAAAAAAGTTTAACTGCTACCGAATTGTACGGTAAAGATCCTGCAAGAGTAGTAGAAAAATCAGTAAAAGGAATGTTGCCTAAAAACAAATTAGGAGCAGATTTATTCCGTAATCTAACAGTTGTTGTTGGTTCAGAGCATGCTCATGCTGCTCAAAAACCAAAAGCAATTAACTTAAACGAATTTAATTAA